The segment ACTGCCCACCATCGTGGGTCAGGCCAACGCCAACAACATCTACTTCACCACCGTGGCCGCGCCCATCAGCGCGCTGCCCGCCTCGAAGGTCTTCGCCGCCAACTACAAGAAGACCTTCAATGACGACGCCCAGGGCTTCGGCGCCTTCGGCTACGACGCCGCCAAGGTGGTCGTGCAGGGCGTGCTGAACGCCGTGCGCGCCAACGGCAATAAGCTCCCCACCCGCACCCAGGTCGAGACCGCCATCCGCAAGGGCAGCTACACCGGCCTGCTGTCGGGCAGCGTGGCTTTCAACTCGGCCGGTGACCGCAAGGCCGCCACGCTGTACGTGATGAACGTCACCAGCGGGCAGTTCAAGCTCAGCACCAGCATCCCCGTCAAGCCCGTCAAGCAGTAAGGGCAGCGGGTTTCACCAAAGACCCCGTACCATCCTGGGGCCGGGCCACGCGCCCGGCCTCTTTTTCTGCCGTTCTGGCAAGAAGGCAGGAAAAGAGGCCGGCTGGGCTGACCCCCAAAGCTGGACAGGCAGCCTGCGCCGCTGGAACCAGACATTTGTGAAACGGGGTACGATGCGCAGCAACGGAGTTCAACCAAGTAGGCGCGCTGACAGGCGCCGGAACGCCGCATTGTTCTCTGCCCCCCGTTTTCTGTGGCCACGCCCCCCGTGGGCGGCGCCCCCACCTCTGGATTAGAAAGGAGTTGAGTTTTTTGGATCTCGCCACATTGCTGCCGTTCCTGGTGGAAGTGATTGTCGGTGGCCTGGTGTTGGGCTTCGTGTACGCCATCATCGCGCTGGGCTACACCATGGTGTACGGCGTGCTGCAGCTGATTAATTTCGCGCACAGCGAGGTCTTCGTGACCGGCGCCGTGGTCGGCTTTGAAGTGTTTCGCGTACTGGCCGGCGTGGAGATCAACGGCTACCTGAAGCTGATCATTGCGCTCATCTCGGCCATGCTGGTCTCGGGGC is part of the Deinococcus betulae genome and harbors:
- a CDS encoding ABC transporter substrate-binding protein: LPTIVGQANANNIYFTTVAAPISALPASKVFAANYKKTFNDDAQGFGAFGYDAAKVVVQGVLNAVRANGNKLPTRTQVETAIRKGSYTGLLSGSVAFNSAGDRKAATLYVMNVTSGQFKLSTSIPVKPVKQ